A genomic segment from Solenopsis invicta isolate M01_SB chromosome 5, UNIL_Sinv_3.0, whole genome shotgun sequence encodes:
- the LOC120357820 gene encoding methionine aminopeptidase 1D, mitochondrial-like, translating to MRHWKPLQEGDILNVNITVYLNGYHDDCSVMFQCFGEVHSEGKRLVIITELCLKSAIEICKSNEYFCNIGNVIEETTNKHNLNVIPALLGRGIGTYFHGAPDIYHFANDFSDKIKPDMTFTIEPALSQGTTQIEILEDG from the exons ATGAGACATTGGAAGCCTTTGCAAGAAGGTGATATACTCAATGTTAATATAACA gTTTATCTTAATGGCTATCACGACGATTGCTCAGTCATGTTTCAATGTTTTGGTGAGGTACATTCTGAAGGCAAACGATTGGTAATAATCACAGAATTGTGTTTAAAGTCAGCTATTGAAATATGCAAATCAAAtgaatatttctgcaatattg GTAATGTAATAGAAGAGACAACAAATAAACACAATTTGAATGTAATACCTGCACTTTTGGGTCGTGGTATCGGAACTTACTTTCATGGTGCTCCAGACATTTATCACTTCG caaatgatttttctgacaaaataaaACCAGATATGACATTTACTATTGAACCAGCTTTAAGTCAAGGAACAACGCAGATTGAAATTCTGGAAGATGGATAG
- the LOC105204306 gene encoding transmembrane protein 170A isoform X2: MLFNIEMNTQTDVNLLRPQMALRNMNSGNTFYMPLTSFAEMWYQIFLWALFSSIFVHTIAGAICFATLRQHKYGKFFPLLIIIMGVLLPLTSGVVSSAAVAFVYRASGYQMPPLYALFWGIGQTVVPVCIGFTRILATL; this comes from the exons ATGCTTTTCAATATCGAAATGAATACGCAAACAGATGTTAACTTGCTACGACCTCAAATGGCATTGCGAAACATGAACTCTGGTAACACATTCTATATGCCTTTAACATCATTCGCAG AGATGTGGTATCAGATATTTCTCTGGGCTCTATTTTCCTCGATATTTGTGCACACGATTGCTGGCGCAATTTGCTTTGCTACTCTGCGGCAACACAAATATGGCAA ATTCTTTCCACTGCTTATTATAATAATGGGCGTGCTATTGCCGTTGACATCAGGTGTCGTCAGCTCGGCGGCAGTTGCTTTTGTATATAGAGCATCAGGTTACCAAATGCCACCCTTGTACGCTTTGTTTTGGGGTATTGGGCAGACCGTAGTACCAGTGTGTATTGGATTCACGCGGATTTTAGCAACTTTGTAA